The following are encoded in a window of Pseudomonadota bacterium genomic DNA:
- a CDS encoding AAA family ATPase, whose product MSISSKEQDSIVSEEGVFRGVHDSLSAQILRAQDRLYLENKRARALTSEIMETRRLEDKALLASDEAVSHGLKDAKREEVETLNKQVDNPYFARIELEEEQQSGSKIRIEYKLGFSANTDCRIIDWRRAPISKLYYEYKEGEEYCEEILGRERNGNVLLRNRVEVKNGELRSVENRYGTFRWNSSKACWESSSGSSREGRTGDGQLPEILSLITAEQFRSITVDADTAILIQGIAGSGKTTVAIHRLAWLLHHDNSPLKPEEACVIVLSPALRAYVESSLPSAGIKAVAVRTYHEWARRTFRSLEPGREFPFGRALEQSPLEIARVKRSIALLKAIDASVTREVLGAAPIRFADLRSKLLAILSDSEMVCSFDTTRLLRPEMVTNTYQNTVNNFNDEVLDWNDDALLLRIFQRLRGAVITEQATLGSYGHIVVDEVQDLSAVELATLIGSVKHHKDVTLVGDVSQNLDRTGAFPGWDELRRYWNFDSESSRYISLEVSHRSTLPIMRLADHLQRREVVKSGRAGRTPIWFKCQDEAQGIGCVLKWLTKAGELYPNRIVCVICATPQDAKFAYQMLRPTFGAGVRLGDAYSFSFEEGILVTDVRQVKGLEFFSVLLWNPSSQAYPASELGQNLLYVAVTRAEDNLCIVSWNRAAKALPVFGASKLVRSVDMTEVKEDSRAVQNDDPVLPGPSWAKGR is encoded by the coding sequence ATGAGTATTTCATCCAAAGAGCAGGATAGTATCGTAAGCGAGGAGGGGGTTTTTCGTGGGGTCCACGATTCTCTCTCTGCGCAGATCTTGCGCGCGCAGGATCGTCTGTACCTGGAAAATAAAAGGGCACGTGCTCTGACATCAGAGATCATGGAGACCCGGCGTCTTGAGGATAAGGCGCTGCTAGCCTCCGATGAAGCTGTTTCGCACGGACTTAAAGACGCAAAACGGGAAGAGGTGGAGACCCTTAATAAGCAGGTTGATAATCCCTATTTTGCGCGGATCGAACTAGAGGAGGAGCAGCAATCGGGTTCAAAGATTCGTATCGAATACAAGCTCGGATTCTCTGCCAATACTGATTGCCGCATTATCGATTGGAGGCGCGCTCCAATTTCTAAATTATACTACGAATACAAAGAGGGTGAGGAGTACTGCGAAGAGATCCTGGGGCGCGAGCGTAATGGGAACGTCCTGCTACGTAATCGGGTTGAGGTAAAGAATGGGGAGCTGCGCTCAGTTGAGAATCGCTACGGCACCTTCCGTTGGAACTCTAGCAAAGCCTGCTGGGAGTCGAGCTCAGGTTCCAGCCGGGAAGGACGAACAGGGGATGGACAGCTACCAGAGATATTATCACTCATTACAGCAGAGCAGTTCCGCTCGATAACGGTGGATGCAGATACAGCGATACTAATTCAGGGCATCGCCGGATCTGGAAAAACCACCGTCGCTATTCATAGACTCGCATGGCTTTTACACCACGACAATTCGCCCCTCAAGCCAGAGGAGGCCTGCGTGATAGTGCTAAGCCCCGCTCTGCGTGCCTATGTTGAAAGCTCACTGCCCTCTGCCGGTATTAAAGCTGTCGCGGTGCGAACGTATCACGAGTGGGCCAGACGCACCTTTCGGTCGCTTGAGCCTGGTAGAGAGTTTCCGTTCGGGCGCGCGCTGGAGCAGTCGCCCTTAGAGATTGCACGAGTTAAGCGCTCAATTGCGCTGCTCAAGGCTATCGACGCTTCGGTTACAAGAGAGGTTCTCGGCGCAGCGCCGATTCGTTTTGCAGATTTACGGAGTAAGCTCCTTGCTATCTTATCTGACTCTGAGATGGTCTGCTCATTCGACACGACAAGACTTCTGCGTCCTGAAATGGTGACGAATACATATCAGAACACCGTGAATAATTTCAACGATGAGGTCTTGGATTGGAACGATGATGCTTTGCTCTTAAGGATATTTCAGCGGCTGCGCGGAGCAGTCATTACTGAGCAAGCTACCCTTGGTAGCTACGGGCATATAGTAGTGGATGAGGTACAGGATCTATCAGCGGTTGAACTAGCTACCTTGATAGGTTCGGTAAAGCATCACAAGGATGTCACCTTAGTGGGTGATGTTTCGCAGAATCTGGATCGTACCGGGGCCTTTCCTGGCTGGGACGAGCTGCGCAGATACTGGAACTTCGATAGTGAGAGCTCGCGCTATATCTCGCTGGAGGTTAGCCACCGCTCAACCCTGCCTATTATGCGACTAGCCGACCACCTGCAACGGCGTGAGGTGGTCAAGTCTGGGCGAGCAGGACGCACCCCGATCTGGTTTAAATGCCAAGATGAGGCGCAGGGGATCGGGTGTGTTCTAAAGTGGTTGACCAAAGCAGGGGAGCTATATCCGAATCGAATAGTTTGCGTTATCTGCGCTACTCCTCAGGATGCAAAGTTCGCATATCAGATGTTACGACCAACCTTTGGGGCAGGTGTAAGGCTAGGAGACGCATACTCGTTTTCCTTTGAGGAGGGGATCTTGGTAACAGATGTACGGCAGGTAAAGGGGCTTGAGTTTTTCTCCGTCTTGCTCTGGAATCCCTCTTCGCAAGCTTATCCTGCTAGCGAGCTGGGACAGAATCTGTTGTATGTGGCAGTAACCCGAGCAGAGGATAATCTCTGTATCGTGTCATGGAATCGTGCGGCGAAGGCGCTTCCGGTATTCGGAGCATCTAAGCTTGTTCGCTCGGTGGACATGACTGAGGTCAAAGAGGATTCAAGGGCTGTTCAGAACGATGATCCAGTGCTTCCAGGGCCCTCTTGGGCGAAGGGGCGTTGA
- the hmgA gene encoding homogentisate 1,2-dioxygenase: MGATIKSAIIPGYMPGFGNDFETEALPGALPYGQNSPQKCAYGLYAEQLSGSPFTAPRGANERSWLYRIQPSVTHTGAFSRVDLPFWRSAPCLDDHTLALGQLRWSPPLAPTEKTTFISGIRTMTTAGDVNTQTGMAASLFFVNASMQDQYFYNADGELLIVPQEGSLCFFTELGKIDISPGEICIIPRGMKFRVELSSTSARGYMCENYGGKFTLPNRGPIGANCLANPRDFKTPVAAFEDKLTASTVTVKWCGKFFETKIDHSPLDVVAWHGNYAPYKYDLRTFAPVGATLFDHPDPSIYSVLTAPSGEEGSANIDFVIFPERWEVAEHTFRPPWYHMNIMSEFMGLIYGVYEAKPDGFLPGGVSLHNCMLPHGPDAVAFDKASNKPLEARKLSNTMAFMFETRYPQHLTKYAAQLDVLQSDYRKCWQGLPRIFNGQP; this comes from the coding sequence ATGGGAGCAACTATTAAAAGCGCGATTATTCCGGGGTATATGCCCGGCTTTGGCAACGATTTTGAAACGGAGGCGTTGCCTGGGGCGCTACCGTACGGGCAGAACTCCCCACAAAAGTGCGCCTACGGTCTCTATGCAGAGCAGCTCTCAGGATCGCCTTTTACGGCACCACGTGGAGCTAATGAGCGTTCGTGGTTGTACCGGATTCAGCCATCGGTAACTCATACCGGTGCTTTCTCTAGGGTTGACTTGCCTTTCTGGAGGAGTGCCCCGTGTCTCGATGATCATACCCTGGCACTTGGCCAACTGCGCTGGAGTCCCCCTCTAGCGCCGACTGAGAAAACAACCTTTATCTCCGGCATTCGCACGATGACTACGGCGGGGGATGTTAATACTCAGACCGGCATGGCGGCGAGCCTCTTCTTTGTTAACGCATCGATGCAGGATCAGTACTTTTACAACGCAGATGGTGAGCTTCTAATAGTGCCACAGGAGGGCTCGCTCTGCTTCTTTACAGAGCTTGGCAAGATCGATATCTCGCCTGGAGAGATCTGCATTATTCCGCGTGGGATGAAGTTTAGAGTTGAATTGTCCAGCACTTCTGCGCGCGGATATATGTGCGAGAACTACGGGGGAAAGTTTACCCTGCCTAATCGGGGGCCAATCGGGGCGAACTGTTTGGCGAATCCGCGTGACTTTAAAACCCCCGTTGCTGCTTTTGAGGATAAACTTACTGCAAGTACGGTTACTGTTAAATGGTGCGGAAAGTTCTTTGAAACAAAGATCGATCACTCGCCACTTGATGTCGTGGCGTGGCACGGTAATTACGCGCCGTATAAGTATGACCTAAGAACATTCGCGCCGGTTGGGGCGACACTATTTGATCATCCGGATCCATCGATCTATTCCGTACTGACAGCGCCGTCGGGGGAGGAGGGTAGCGCAAACATTGATTTCGTTATCTTCCCTGAACGGTGGGAGGTGGCGGAGCATACTTTTAGGCCACCCTGGTACCATATGAACATTATGTCTGAGTTTATGGGGCTTATTTACGGGGTGTATGAGGCCAAGCCGGACGGCTTTTTGCCGGGTGGTGTAAGCCTGCACAACTGTATGTTGCCGCATGGCCCGGACGCCGTGGCCTTTGATAAGGCGAGTAACAAGCCGTTGGAGGCTAGAAAGCTCTCGAATACGATGGCGTTTATGTTTGAGACCCGCTATCCGCAACATCTGACGAAATATGCTGCACAACTTGACGTGTTGCAGTCGGACTACCGCAAGTGCTGGCAGGGGTTGCCACGGATATTTAACGGGCAGCCGTAG